A region of Allocoleopsis franciscana PCC 7113 DNA encodes the following proteins:
- a CDS encoding phage tail protein, with protein sequence MPELEILTTNRFYLELKLDGSVEPVDAYFMECQGFKRTQEVIEVCEVTPQKWGKAGTTAGRVVRTKVPGNVKSNNLILRRGMTSSITLWNWFNEVEQGGWAKQRKNGDLVIYNQGSEEQARFRFLGGWPTTFKISDVKAGGKDFAIEEMELAVEEFKRVK encoded by the coding sequence ATGCCTGAATTAGAAATTCTAACCACTAATCGTTTTTACCTGGAACTCAAACTGGATGGTAGTGTAGAACCAGTCGATGCTTATTTTATGGAGTGCCAAGGTTTCAAACGGACTCAAGAGGTGATCGAAGTTTGTGAAGTCACTCCTCAAAAATGGGGCAAGGCTGGGACAACAGCGGGTCGAGTTGTTCGGACTAAAGTTCCTGGCAATGTCAAAAGTAACAATTTGATTTTGCGCCGAGGCATGACCTCTTCAATCACCCTTTGGAACTGGTTTAATGAAGTTGAACAGGGGGGTTGGGCCAAGCAACGCAAAAATGGCGATTTAGTCATCTATAACCAGGGAAGTGAAGAGCAAGCAAGATTTCGATTTTTGGGGGGTTGGCCAACGACTTTTAAAATTTCTGATGTCAAGGCAGGTGGCAAGGATTTTGCCATCGAAGAGATGGAATTAGCCGTTGAGGAGTTCAAGCGGGTCAAATAA
- a CDS encoding DUF6760 family protein: MLSYPSEQLDEEVAFIAFHFHWSLEDILCLEHPERRLWVNQIRKLK; encoded by the coding sequence ATCTTAAGCTACCCCTCAGAACAACTCGATGAGGAGGTAGCTTTTATTGCCTTTCATTTTCACTGGTCTTTAGAGGATATTCTATGCTTAGAACATCCTGAACGAAGACTTTGGGTGAACCAAATTAGAAAGCTAAAATAG
- a CDS encoding phage tail sheath family protein has protein sequence MARLDYFAPGVYVEEIDRGSRPIEGIQTNIAGFVGFTEDIRGEAEVGKPMLVTSWSQYLEYFAKQGSDGYTNFNAYLPFAVNGWFLNGGGRCWIVSIGTQLPGTEPPPPEETGLKIKTSGGNRPALLFTMQPEEVANGRVDVAILPGEPIPPENPDEDPPFNTGEYFTVVLSRDGEELERYDNLTMNREAQPGVANYVATALQESQFVAVTDMSQIGQPLARRPANGRYEVSLPPIVPTPERLPQDVQGVRDDRTGIQGIFEIDEITMLACPDLMRAYEAGVLDLEQVHGIMELMISLCENSSPNPPNRMVVLDTPPDKVKPQHVVQWLNQFNRRSMFAALYYPWIKVANPRNGGRPILVPPCGHMLGVWSRTDETRGVYKAPANETPRGVIGLAYDCNFREQELLNPIGINCIRTFPNRGIRIWGARTLVEPDKTEWRYISVRRLISYIEKSIELGTQWVVFEPNDMDLWERVKRTVNNFLERLWREGALFGATPAEAFFVKCDGELNTAETMMLGRLYIEVGVCPVRPAEFVIFRISQWSPDQ, from the coding sequence ATGGCGAGATTAGATTATTTTGCTCCTGGTGTCTACGTCGAAGAAATTGACCGAGGTAGCCGCCCAATTGAAGGTATTCAAACCAATATAGCTGGATTTGTTGGCTTTACCGAGGATATACGTGGTGAAGCCGAAGTGGGCAAGCCCATGCTAGTCACTAGCTGGAGTCAGTACCTAGAGTATTTCGCAAAACAAGGCTCGGATGGCTATACCAACTTTAATGCCTACTTGCCCTTTGCTGTCAACGGCTGGTTCTTAAATGGAGGAGGGCGCTGTTGGATAGTAAGTATCGGCACTCAACTACCCGGTACAGAGCCACCTCCACCGGAAGAAACCGGACTCAAGATTAAAACATCGGGAGGTAACCGTCCAGCGCTGCTGTTCACCATGCAGCCGGAAGAAGTGGCAAATGGACGAGTCGATGTGGCGATTCTTCCCGGTGAACCCATACCCCCGGAAAACCCAGACGAAGACCCCCCCTTCAACACCGGGGAATATTTTACGGTCGTGCTGAGTCGGGATGGGGAAGAACTGGAACGGTACGACAATCTCACCATGAACCGGGAAGCCCAGCCTGGGGTAGCCAACTATGTTGCTACAGCCCTGCAAGAGTCTCAGTTTGTGGCTGTTACCGATATGTCCCAAATTGGACAACCTTTAGCACGACGCCCCGCCAATGGTCGGTATGAGGTGAGTCTTCCCCCCATCGTGCCAACCCCAGAGCGTTTGCCACAAGATGTGCAGGGCGTAAGGGATGACCGGACGGGTATCCAAGGGATTTTCGAGATTGACGAAATTACCATGCTGGCTTGTCCCGACTTGATGCGGGCCTACGAAGCCGGTGTATTGGATCTTGAGCAGGTTCACGGCATCATGGAGCTGATGATTAGCCTGTGCGAAAACTCCTCCCCCAACCCACCCAACCGCATGGTGGTTCTGGACACACCGCCTGATAAGGTGAAGCCTCAGCACGTTGTTCAGTGGTTAAACCAATTCAACCGCCGTTCGATGTTTGCGGCACTCTACTATCCGTGGATTAAAGTTGCCAATCCTCGCAATGGTGGCAGACCGATTTTAGTTCCTCCTTGTGGTCACATGTTGGGCGTTTGGTCGCGGACTGACGAAACACGCGGAGTCTACAAAGCACCGGCGAATGAAACTCCTCGTGGGGTCATTGGTCTGGCTTATGACTGCAATTTCCGCGAACAGGAGCTATTGAACCCCATCGGCATTAACTGTATCCGCACCTTCCCGAACCGGGGCATCCGGATTTGGGGGGCACGTACCTTGGTAGAACCCGATAAGACGGAATGGCGTTATATCAGTGTCCGCCGACTGATTAGCTACATCGAGAAATCGATTGAGCTGGGGACTCAGTGGGTGGTGTTCGAGCCGAACGACATGGATTTATGGGAACGGGTGAAACGGACGGTTAATAATTTCTTAGAGCGACTTTGGCGTGAAGGTGCCTTGTTTGGTGCTACGCCAGCGGAAGCCTTTTTCGTTAAGTGTGATGGGGAACTCAACACCGCTGAGACGATGATGCTGGGTCGTTTGTATATCGAAGTTGGGGTTTGTCCAGTCCGACCGGCTGAATTTGTCATCTTCCGCATCAGTCAGTGGTCTCCTGACCAGTAA
- a CDS encoding phage tail protein, with product MSKGEVVGCSMFYLQFDGLEDLVLKSCTGPKITLESAGDTTSYGVSKGGKSVIQATVTGVTNGTITAVYIASVEDNRLLLWHQDSHREPIAGGGSKNKGVLKTGSIILYNQAGDEAARWNLTGVMPISYKSSKFDPSSKELATETVEFAYHSILRVK from the coding sequence ATGAGTAAAGGTGAAGTTGTTGGTTGTTCCATGTTTTACCTCCAATTTGATGGTCTAGAAGATCTAGTTTTGAAAAGTTGTACTGGACCGAAAATTACCTTGGAATCGGCGGGCGATACAACCTCCTATGGTGTTAGTAAGGGAGGCAAAAGTGTAATTCAAGCTACTGTTACTGGTGTCACTAATGGAACAATCACGGCTGTGTATATTGCTTCTGTTGAAGACAACAGACTTCTGCTATGGCATCAAGACTCGCACCGTGAACCAATAGCTGGAGGGGGGTCAAAAAACAAAGGGGTGCTTAAAACCGGTTCCATTATTCTGTACAACCAAGCGGGTGACGAGGCAGCTCGCTGGAATCTAACTGGGGTCATGCCCATCAGTTATAAATCGTCAAAATTCGATCCTTCTAGCAAAGAGCTAGCTACAGAGACGGTAGAGTTTGCCTATCATTCAATTCTCCGTGTCAAATAG
- a CDS encoding Pvc16 family protein, which translates to MIPAVAQTLAKILAGGTSLISTEQIDFNHPSWRKNAEPGLNLYCYDLRANSQVQQLERQVESSQNPGQLPATLVNSATIWFDVSFLVSAWDYTALGEQRLLSEALMLLLQHRCLNEELLACELQGYGHLSLTVSTAHSPDTAALWSALGVPLRPALYVTVTIPITLPDTLVNSELYLQGGVLDSDPLKARL; encoded by the coding sequence ATGATCCCTGCTGTTGCCCAAACCTTGGCAAAAATCCTGGCTGGGGGGACTTCTCTAATCAGTACCGAGCAAATTGATTTCAATCACCCTAGTTGGCGAAAGAATGCGGAACCAGGGCTAAACCTGTATTGCTATGACCTACGAGCAAACAGCCAGGTGCAGCAGTTAGAGCGGCAGGTAGAGTCTAGCCAAAACCCAGGTCAACTGCCAGCAACTCTAGTAAACAGCGCAACAATTTGGTTTGATGTTTCGTTTCTAGTGAGCGCCTGGGACTATACCGCCTTAGGGGAACAGCGTCTGCTGTCAGAGGCATTAATGCTGCTATTGCAGCATCGTTGCCTAAATGAGGAGTTACTGGCTTGTGAGTTACAAGGTTACGGTCATTTATCACTAACGGTTTCTACAGCTCATTCCCCAGATACAGCAGCGCTATGGAGTGCGTTGGGTGTGCCATTACGTCCAGCTTTGTACGTGACGGTAACAATACCCATCACCCTTCCAGACACTCTTGTTAATTCAGAACTCTACCTTCAAGGAGGTGTGCTTGACTCCGACCCGCTAAAGGCAAGGTTGTAA
- a CDS encoding phage tail protein — protein sequence MAELRAIPTSRFYVEFQGLEQKMVKSVTELNFKGQTAGHKTPLASTKNGMTLWQTTSSGWEQNPNFTIEVYLAEGDMDFYNWMKSTMPKSEGGDGTWSKNRRDGSIVGYDADDQEVVRWNITKAWIKSYQLADLATDKSDLVVEKFEIVCEQMNRVK from the coding sequence ATGGCTGAACTCAGAGCAATCCCTACTAGTCGGTTTTACGTAGAATTTCAGGGTCTTGAGCAGAAGATGGTCAAGAGTGTAACAGAGCTAAACTTTAAAGGACAAACGGCGGGTCACAAAACCCCCTTAGCTTCAACAAAAAACGGAATGACATTGTGGCAAACGACCTCATCCGGTTGGGAACAAAATCCCAACTTCACCATTGAAGTGTATCTCGCTGAAGGCGATATGGATTTCTACAACTGGATGAAATCTACGATGCCCAAGAGTGAGGGAGGTGACGGTACCTGGAGCAAAAATCGCAGAGATGGTTCAATTGTCGGATATGATGCAGACGATCAAGAGGTAGTGCGCTGGAACATCACTAAAGCCTGGATTAAGTCCTATCAATTAGCCGATTTGGCTACAGACAAATCAGATTTAGTTGTTGAGAAGTTTGAAATCGTCTGTGAGCAAATGAACCGGGTAAAATAA
- a CDS encoding sensor histidine kinase: MKGRKQPLAQEEQPLSSKSSSPCTPRSLDTRHVLQQQIQQFAIALPVVATWVVYTEPDQGKRQSLVHYTPKPGSSYPDLTDLESEGWLFESLPALTLREIVTLDSVRAFGCLLNLYHSQAEYLVLWTDASLSDKEQRWAEQQAQFLMNYLVMSRECSRQHTEIQLLEQVVRRAEHQLRNPLALISLYAENLTLGSPAGPMKDQAQLIGETVHELTSSLTDLLSCGQQAKLHVAPHDLGSILQESIKGLQPWLEKKQVKIIGDETPVTLAVDRWQMKQVFDNLLSNAVYFSPQAGTVTCNWMVFRDEVLVKISDQGPGLSEEDLKQAFTPFYSRRPEGTGLGLAIAKKIILDHKGSLWVQNLSSGGAQFSFSLPRS, from the coding sequence ATGAAGGGTCGTAAGCAACCATTGGCTCAAGAGGAGCAGCCATTGTCCTCCAAAAGCTCTTCTCCCTGTACACCTCGTTCTCTGGATACGAGGCATGTCTTACAACAGCAAATTCAACAGTTCGCGATCGCACTGCCCGTTGTAGCCACTTGGGTTGTTTACACTGAACCCGATCAGGGCAAGCGCCAATCGCTTGTTCACTATACACCCAAGCCCGGTTCCTCTTATCCTGATTTAACAGACCTAGAGTCCGAGGGCTGGTTGTTCGAGTCCCTCCCCGCCTTGACGTTGCGAGAAATTGTGACACTCGATAGCGTGAGGGCGTTTGGTTGTCTCTTGAATTTGTATCACTCCCAAGCTGAGTATTTAGTCTTATGGACAGATGCGTCTCTTTCTGATAAAGAGCAACGTTGGGCAGAGCAGCAAGCACAATTTTTGATGAACTATTTAGTGATGAGTCGAGAATGTTCTCGTCAACACACAGAAATTCAATTATTGGAGCAAGTCGTTCGACGGGCAGAACATCAGCTACGCAATCCCTTAGCCTTGATTAGTCTTTATGCCGAAAATCTAACATTGGGTTCGCCAGCAGGCCCGATGAAAGACCAGGCGCAGCTTATTGGTGAAACTGTCCATGAACTGACTAGCAGCTTAACTGATTTGCTCTCCTGTGGACAGCAAGCCAAACTACATGTTGCTCCTCACGACTTGGGGAGTATTTTGCAAGAAAGTATTAAGGGATTGCAACCTTGGCTAGAGAAAAAACAGGTAAAAATTATCGGTGATGAAACGCCTGTTACCTTAGCCGTTGATCGCTGGCAGATGAAGCAAGTGTTTGACAATCTGCTCAGTAATGCGGTGTATTTCAGCCCCCAAGCCGGAACCGTAACGTGCAACTGGATGGTGTTTCGAGATGAAGTCCTGGTTAAAATTTCCGATCAAGGGCCAGGTCTTTCTGAAGAAGACCTGAAACAGGCGTTTACTCCCTTCTATTCTCGGCGTCCAGAAGGGACAGGCTTAGGTTTAGCGATCGCCAAAAAAATCATCCTCGACCATAAGGGCAGCCTGTGGGTGCAAAATCTTTCCAGCGGTGGGGCACAGTTTTCCTTCTCTCTCCCTCGCTCCTAA
- a CDS encoding phage tail assembly protein, with protein MGSESPIRTEFNFILPRGLVDAQGTVHRQGVMRLATARDEIMVQKDSLVQRDPAYGVLVMLSRVITGLGSLSSVTPELLEDLFTRDLAYLREFYNRINQQGNAYIPVECPQCSNPFSVELSLSGES; from the coding sequence ATGGGAAGTGAAAGTCCAATCCGTACAGAATTTAACTTTATTCTCCCCAGAGGCTTAGTTGATGCCCAAGGGACTGTTCATCGCCAAGGTGTGATGCGTCTGGCAACGGCTAGAGATGAAATTATGGTGCAAAAAGACTCTCTTGTTCAGCGAGATCCAGCCTATGGGGTGTTGGTGATGCTCTCACGGGTAATTACTGGTTTAGGCAGTCTCTCTTCAGTAACCCCTGAACTTTTAGAAGACCTTTTTACTCGCGATTTAGCTTACTTGCGAGAGTTTTACAATCGCATTAATCAACAGGGGAATGCTTATATTCCCGTTGAGTGCCCGCAATGTAGTAATCCCTTTAGTGTGGAGCTTTCACTGTCGGGGGAATCTTAA
- a CDS encoding DUF928 domain-containing protein: MVIQSYPRLTVVSLALSLELALSSILPAIAISPSTQQQDSQPSPQLALTQRRSRLRFKVPGIRPSRRLEGGIARGGCGVDNAKKIQMKALLPDSNIGLTTAEKPTFFVQISPTSVEEGKFLLLNAKGNEIIYEKTFPLTKTGGVTSFTLPDDADALEVGKEYTWELIVNCDPYDNVGNPRVQGSIKRLQPSQKLASDLAKASMRDRVAVYAEAGYWYNSLKTLADLRSTNPNDSTLMNDWYDLLESAGLSQVAKEPLL; the protein is encoded by the coding sequence ATGGTGATCCAATCTTATCCCCGTCTCACGGTAGTTTCTCTCGCGTTATCTCTAGAGCTAGCACTGAGCAGTATTTTGCCAGCTATAGCCATATCTCCCTCAACTCAGCAACAGGATTCACAACCCTCGCCCCAGTTAGCCCTCACCCAACGTCGCTCCCGTCTGCGCTTCAAAGTACCTGGTATTCGTCCTTCCCGCAGATTAGAAGGGGGAATTGCACGGGGGGGCTGTGGCGTTGACAATGCCAAAAAAATTCAAATGAAAGCGTTGCTTCCGGATAGTAACATTGGCTTAACTACGGCAGAAAAACCTACATTCTTTGTTCAGATTTCTCCAACTTCTGTAGAGGAAGGTAAATTCCTTTTACTCAATGCAAAAGGTAACGAAATTATCTACGAGAAAACCTTTCCACTCACGAAAACGGGTGGAGTAACGAGTTTTACCCTTCCTGACGATGCTGATGCCTTAGAAGTGGGTAAAGAATATACTTGGGAATTAATTGTTAATTGTGACCCTTATGATAACGTTGGGAATCCCCGTGTCCAAGGGTCAATTAAACGCCTCCAACCCAGTCAGAAACTTGCCAGTGATTTAGCAAAGGCATCGATGCGCGATCGCGTGGCTGTTTATGCAGAAGCCGGCTACTGGTACAATAGCCTCAAAACTCTGGCTGATTTACGCTCCACCAATCCTAATGATTCCACTCTAATGAACGATTGGTACGATTTGTTAGAATCGGCTGGGTTAAGCCAAGTGGCTAAAGAACCGTTACTTTAG